The stretch of DNA TTTGAAGATATTGACCTCTATTCCAAAAAGCTAGGGGCGACTCCGCAAAAGCAAAACCAAACGGTGGCGGCGATTATGAAAGAGTTGGCTGAGCTAGATGTGGCTAGTCATGCGGGTGATATGCTGGGGGATGCTTATGAGTATCTGATTGGTCAGTTTGCGACCGACTCGGGTAAGAAAGCTGGTGAGTTTTATACACCTCAGCCAGTTGCTAAGCTCATGACTCAGATTGCCTTTTTGGGTCGTGAGGACCAGTTAGGTTTTACCATCTATGATCCGACCATGGGGTCCGGCTCTCTCTTGCTCAATGCCAAGAAATACTCTCATAAACCGCAGACAGTGGTCTACTTTGGTCAGGAACTCAATACCTCGACCTATAACTTGGCCCGGATGAACATGATCTTACACGGTGTTCCTGTTGAAAATCAATTTCTCCACAATGCCGACACCTTGGATGAAGATTGGCCTACTCAAGAACCGACAAACTTTGACGGGGTTCTCATGAACCCTCCATACTCTGCCAAGTGGTCTGCTAGATCTGAATTTTTGGGTGATTCTCGTTTCTCTCCTTTTGGGAAACTAGCGCCCCAATCCAAGGCTGATTTTGCCTTTCTTTTGCATGGTTACTACCATCTCAAGCAGGATAATGGTGTTATGGCTATCGTTCTTCCCCACGGTGTTCTTTTCCGTGGAAATGCGGAGGGAACCATTCGCAAGGCTTTGCTAGAAGAAGGGGCTATTGACACAGTTATCGGTCTTCCTGCCAATATCTTCTTTAATACCAGCATTCCGACCACGGTTATCATTCTCAAAAAGAACCGTACCAATCGTGATGTCTACTTTATCGATGCCTCTAAGGAGTTTGATAAGGGGAAAAACCAGAATATCATGACGGATGCTCATATCGAGAAGATTCTGGAAGCCTACAAGTCACGTGAGGAGATTGACAAGTTTGCCCATCTAGCAAGCTATGAAGAAATCGTCGAAAATGACTATAACCTCAATATCCCTCGCTATGTAGATACCTTTGAGGAAGAAGAAGTCGAACCCCTGACAGACATCGTTAGCAAGATTAACGAGACAAATGAATCAATCCAAAACCAAACCGCTTCCCTACTCGAAATGCTCGGTCAACTACACGGAACCACACCAGAAGCCGATGCTGAACTCAAAAAGTTTTTGAAAGAGTTTGAAGGGTGATGAGAGTAATTGATTCGCTCATTTTTAAGATATAACTTTGTTTCCATATTTCCGGGGAACTAGTAGAAAGTAAGGAGAAAGATGGAACAAACTAACCAAAAATCCCAGTGCCAGCAACTCTGGGCTAGAAACAAATACCTCGTTTTGAGTCATTCTAGCAATATTTACAATGAGATTCGTCAATATCTCAAGCAAGAAGTGGTGGAAGTGAGTCAGGTTCAAGAGATGATTGACCATGCCTGTCAAATCCCAGAACACAGGGGTCAGGTTTGCAATGCCTTTCAGCATATTTGGGGATATTTCAAGAAGAAAGCAACGGAGAATGAACGCAAGGATTATATGTTTTTACTGGAGCGTTATCACTCTGGTCATGCCACCAAAGAAGACTTAATTGCTAAGACGAGAGATTTACTTGAACGTTACCCAAATACATACTTGCAACATTCGACTTTACTGAAAGGAGACTCCCATGAGACTTTGGCATGAGGCTTTGATTTCACAACTTCCCCGTCCTCAACTCTTGGGGCAGCATCGAGAGTGTTGCGCTCTACGTGGCAATGGCTGGGGTAGAAAGCATGCGACGGTGGACTATGTCTTTACTCACTCGCCTTACCAGCTATTTGCCTACCATGATTTGATCATGAAGGAGATGGCTCGTCGTGGCTACAAGGTTAGTCCAGAGTGGCTGGACAAGAACTACCGCGGTAAGACCTGCCCTCCTTATGAAGATTTAGCAGAGGAAAAATTGACTAGTCCTATATACAGCGAACATGACGATGCCTACTATGAGGAGTGTCTGGCTAATCTTCGAGAGAAGGGAATTGAGCTGGAGTAAACGTAAGGATTACCAGCACTTTATACCTCTTCTCGTAATTTTTTCGAATAATAAAGATGAGACCTTTAGAGTTTTTCTAAGGTCGTCTTTTTATGAGTGTTCAGATTTACTTTTAATAACTTTTGAGTTATAATTTTAAAAAAACCAAGCGTGAACTAAAGGACTTAAAAGAAAGAGGGTTAAGTGATGAAGAATAGTGCTATTGGGAGTAACTGGAAGGATGTCCGGTCAGAACTCTTTACCAAGGAGGAAATACTTGAAAGTGATATGCGAGTAGCTATCATGAGTGAGTTGATTGAGGCTAGACATGAGCAAGGAATCAGTCAGAAAAAGCTAGAAGAACTCAGTGGAGTAAGCCAGCCGGTTATAGCTAGGATGGAAACAGGTAAGACTAGCCCTCAGTTGGACACAGTCTTAAAAGTCCTAGCCAGTTTAGGAAAGACACTAGCAGTCGTCCCACTTGAACAGGGGAAAAGTTGATAGGAAGGGGTTGGAAAACTTTAACAAATTTAACAGTTATAGTGCCTCAAGTGTATAATATAGAAAAATTATGCTTTATTTATATCAAGTGCGAACGAAGTGAGCTTTTAGCAGATATTTCCCGCTATAGTGGTATTCTAGATAATAATTTATTATTATCTAGAACGGAATTTTTGAGACATTCTGGCTCAAAAATTAGGGATGAAATTACGAAGTAAGTT from Streptococcus mitis encodes:
- a CDS encoding type I restriction-modification system subunit M; amino-acid sequence: METTQTSKSLSQALWDSADVLRSKMDANEYKSYLLGMVFYKYLSDKLLFFVAETMEEGIDSLEDALEVYRNYYEDAETHEDLVSVIKDELNYIIKPNLTFTALLARVNENSFQLEFLAQGFRDIEQSDELYENLFEDIDLYSKKLGATPQKQNQTVAAIMKELAELDVASHAGDMLGDAYEYLIGQFATDSGKKAGEFYTPQPVAKLMTQIAFLGREDQLGFTIYDPTMGSGSLLLNAKKYSHKPQTVVYFGQELNTSTYNLARMNMILHGVPVENQFLHNADTLDEDWPTQEPTNFDGVLMNPPYSAKWSARSEFLGDSRFSPFGKLAPQSKADFAFLLHGYYHLKQDNGVMAIVLPHGVLFRGNAEGTIRKALLEEGAIDTVIGLPANIFFNTSIPTTVIILKKNRTNRDVYFIDASKEFDKGKNQNIMTDAHIEKILEAYKSREEIDKFAHLASYEEIVENDYNLNIPRYVDTFEEEEVEPLTDIVSKINETNESIQNQTASLLEMLGQLHGTTPEADAELKKFLKEFEG
- a CDS encoding TIGR02328 family protein — protein: MRLWHEALISQLPRPQLLGQHRECCALRGNGWGRKHATVDYVFTHSPYQLFAYHDLIMKEMARRGYKVSPEWLDKNYRGKTCPPYEDLAEEKLTSPIYSEHDDAYYEECLANLREKGIELE
- a CDS encoding YbgA family protein — encoded protein: MEQTNQKSQCQQLWARNKYLVLSHSSNIYNEIRQYLKQEVVEVSQVQEMIDHACQIPEHRGQVCNAFQHIWGYFKKKATENERKDYMFLLERYHSGHATKEDLIAKTRDLLERYPNTYLQHSTLLKGDSHETLA
- a CDS encoding helix-turn-helix domain-containing protein, coding for MKNSAIGSNWKDVRSELFTKEEILESDMRVAIMSELIEARHEQGISQKKLEELSGVSQPVIARMETGKTSPQLDTVLKVLASLGKTLAVVPLEQGKS